Proteins co-encoded in one Malus domestica chromosome 09, GDT2T_hap1 genomic window:
- the LOC103443988 gene encoding chaperone protein dnaJ 8, chloroplastic-like isoform X1: MACVGAGVIGGNGSSWNLFKDKARKKKMVNNNKRVMVSCVASSVIDPYRTLKIQPGASESEVRKAFRQLALKYHPDVCRGNNCGVEFHQINEAYDIVMSNLRGETMTPLQMYETCDEGDEEPMRGMNDPDWDMWEEWMGWEGAGIRDYTSHINPYI, encoded by the exons ATGGCGTGTGTTGGAGCAGGTGTGATTGGGGGCAATGGGTCGTCCTGGAATCTGTTCAAGGACaaggcaaggaagaagaagatggtgaATAATAATAAGAGGGTGATGGTTTCTTGTGTTGCGTCGTCCGTGATCGATCCTTACCGGACTTTGAAGATTCAACCCGGTGCCTCTGAATCTGAGGTCAGGAAGGCGTTTAGACAACTTGCCTTGAag TATCATCCAGACGTATGCAGAGGAAACAATTGTGGAGTTGAGTTTCACCAGATCAATGAAGCCTATGAT ATTGTTATGAGCAATTTGAGAGGAGAAACGATGACTCCATTGCAGATGTATGAGACGTGCGATGAAGGGGATGAAGAGCCGATGAGGGGAATGAATGATCCAGATTGGGACATGtgggaggaatggatgggatgGGAAGGAGCTGGAATTAGAGACTACACATCTCACATTAATCCTTATATTTGA
- the LOC103443988 gene encoding chaperone protein dnaJ 8, chloroplastic-like isoform X2, whose translation MVNNNKRVMVSCVASSVIDPYRTLKIQPGASESEVRKAFRQLALKYHPDVCRGNNCGVEFHQINEAYDIVMSNLRGETMTPLQMYETCDEGDEEPMRGMNDPDWDMWEEWMGWEGAGIRDYTSHINPYI comes from the exons atggtgaATAATAATAAGAGGGTGATGGTTTCTTGTGTTGCGTCGTCCGTGATCGATCCTTACCGGACTTTGAAGATTCAACCCGGTGCCTCTGAATCTGAGGTCAGGAAGGCGTTTAGACAACTTGCCTTGAag TATCATCCAGACGTATGCAGAGGAAACAATTGTGGAGTTGAGTTTCACCAGATCAATGAAGCCTATGAT ATTGTTATGAGCAATTTGAGAGGAGAAACGATGACTCCATTGCAGATGTATGAGACGTGCGATGAAGGGGATGAAGAGCCGATGAGGGGAATGAATGATCCAGATTGGGACATGtgggaggaatggatgggatgGGAAGGAGCTGGAATTAGAGACTACACATCTCACATTAATCCTTATATTTGA